The proteins below are encoded in one region of Methanomassiliicoccus luminyensis B10:
- a CDS encoding manganese efflux pump MntP, which produces MDLLTVLLIAVGLAMDAFAVSIAKGMTVEDEKLKQAILIAALFGSFQMLMPAIGWLVGRSFAEAIAAVDHWIAFGLLVFIGAKMIYDALRGDDDEGGCLTLSGALVLAVATSIDALMVGLSFAFLETSVLEPILLIGAVTFALCLPGFLFGSHLGKLFGEKVRIVGGAILILIGLRILVEHLLG; this is translated from the coding sequence GTCTGGCCATGGACGCCTTCGCTGTCTCCATCGCCAAGGGGATGACGGTGGAGGATGAGAAGCTGAAGCAGGCCATCTTGATCGCTGCCCTGTTCGGGAGCTTCCAGATGCTCATGCCGGCCATCGGGTGGCTGGTGGGCCGCAGCTTCGCCGAGGCCATTGCTGCCGTGGACCACTGGATCGCCTTCGGGTTGCTCGTATTCATCGGCGCGAAGATGATCTATGACGCGCTGAGGGGCGATGACGACGAGGGGGGATGTTTGACATTGAGCGGCGCGTTGGTATTGGCCGTGGCCACCAGCATCGACGCCCTGATGGTGGGACTGAGCTTCGCCTTCCTGGAGACCTCGGTCCTGGAGCCGATCCTCCTGATAGGCGCCGTAACGTTCGCGCTGTGCCTTCCCGGATTCCTGTTCGGCTCCCATCTGGGCAAGCTATTCGGCGAGAAGGTCAGGATCGTGGGCGGCGCGATCCTCATCCTGATCGGGCTGAGGATACTGGTGGAGCACTTGCTGGGATGA
- a CDS encoding thioredoxin family protein: MSKPKIEVLYQWGCGSCKRIEHAAITAVEDLGLDVPVEKLTDIEEAKRRGATQAPVLFINGKIAVQGRYPTSREIRELIEKEMRSGADEQVL; the protein is encoded by the coding sequence ATGAGCAAGCCGAAGATCGAGGTCCTGTACCAGTGGGGATGCGGCAGCTGCAAGCGCATAGAGCACGCCGCCATAACCGCGGTGGAGGACCTCGGTCTGGACGTACCGGTGGAGAAGCTCACCGATATCGAGGAGGCCAAGAGACGGGGCGCCACCCAGGCCCCCGTGCTGTTCATCAATGGCAAGATCGCGGTCCAGGGTCGCTACCCCACGTCCAGAGAGATCAGGGAGCTGATCGAGAAGGAGATGCGGTCAGGCGCCGACGAGCAAGTCCTGTGA